The following proteins are encoded in a genomic region of Phaeodactylum tricornutum CCAP 1055/1 chromosome 1, whole genome shotgun sequence:
- a CDS encoding predicted protein, with protein sequence MSEEPPSKQQKTGWEDYSLNCNGLLMKADEGSHFSALVDAPLTKLEGIGSMSEYVLSGLGCETIKDLATYKFFLLARALVVLAGTEEAGPFICSRGLTHKANESFKAMHIHTIADLADWKFAKRAEAIVEASKFEHTKTSQERKMEREMQKLN encoded by the exons ATGTCCGAAGAACCTCCGTCGAAGCAGCAAAAAACCGGCTGGGAAGACTATTCCTTGAACTGCAACGGGCTATTGATGAAAGCCGATGAAGGTTCGCACTTCTCCGCTCTCGTGGATGCGCCCCTTACTAAGCTGGAAGGAATCGGCTCTATGTCGGAATATGTTCTTAGTGGTCTAGGGTGTGAGACTATTAAAGATCTTGCCACCTACAAGTTTTTTCTCTTGGCTAGAGCTCTTGTGGTCTTAGCCGGAACAGAAGAAGCAG GCCCCTTTATCTGCTCTCGAGGGCTGACTCATAAAGCTAACGAATCTTTCAAGGCCATGCACATCCACACTATTGCTGATTTGGCCGACTGGAAATTTGCGAAGCGTGCGGAAGCCATtgtggaagcttccaagttTGAGCATACCAAGACTTCCCAGGAACGCAAGATGGAGCGCGAAATGCAAAAGCTGAATTAA
- a CDS encoding predicted protein: MTKREGKDLKVVAQAAVDEPPSKQRKTGWENYELNCNSLLNTREADMHFAALVNAPVTVLEGVGQYAGLILKAMGCETIKALAEYKYFHLARALTVLSEREQPGQRSPTSTMNIDKAVVKGYEHKSFRDIVEAPIHALQGLSPEAVNSFSAMGMETVRDLAAFSFCKRAEAIVQAAKYEHILTDQERNVERELQKLQ; this comes from the coding sequence ATGACgaaaagagaaggaaaagaccTTAAGGTTGTCGCTCAGGCTGCTGTCGATGAGCCCCCCAGCAAACAGCGAAAGACGGGATGGGAAAACTACGAACTAAACTGCAACAGTCTTTTGAATACAAGGGAAGCAGACATGCACTTTGCAGCACTCGTCAACGCTCCCGTAACAGTCCTTGAAGGTGTTGGTCAGTATGCAGGCTTGATTCTCAAGGCAATGGGGTGTGAAACTATCAAGGCCCTGGCAGAATACAAGTATTTCCATTTGGCCAGGGCTCTGACGGTTCTGTCTGAAAGAGAACAGCCTGGCCAACGTTCTCCGACAAGCACGATGAACATTGACAAGGCTGTCGTGAAAGGATACGAGCACAAATCATTTCGCGATATTGTTGAAGCACCGATCCATGCCTTGCAAGGTTTAAGCCCAGAGGCTGTCAATTCATTTTCTGCGATGGGTATGGAAACGGTTCGTGATCTGGCTgcgttttcattttgcaaaCGGGCGGAAGCGATTGTCCAAGCTGCGAAGTACGAGCATATTCTGACGGACCAGGAACGAAACGTGGAGCGCGAATTGCAGAAGCTGCAGTAA
- a CDS encoding predicted protein, with the protein MATKISENSYEPRQSRHVSESITPADGDVWQERLAVCEGMTNQGELKLMIRSFFRNARTHKRVWDEQPSGASNVIHAGAEMRKLAQLQKEELQLTLNMIPSEEAREPEKLIKKKKGLFGRFKRKDKSSHRDESKDLNLQRAIERSMSETQGDAEPVVYFRTESNAGFDHTTHSPSRPTEDEELQLAMALSMSEVSESQHDSTNDFGLSEEELFQRALRASKKFSETESSNSYLSKATDRSDDERRALQHPSGVVTPSASISYQGKTDPNERYRLAVSKTTNKKPPPSCGHSTEDSRLL; encoded by the coding sequence ATGGCAACAAAGATATCGGAAAACTCGTATGAGCCCCGCCAATCGCGGCATGTGTCCGAATCCATTACTCCTGCCGACGGAGATGTCTGGCAGGAGCGCCTAGCGGTATGTGAAGGCATGACGAACCAGGGCGAACTAAAATTGATGATACGCTCCTTTTTTCGCAACGCACGCACCCACAAGCGAGTTTGGGATGAACAACCCTCGGGTGCTAGCAACGTTATCCACGCTGGTGCCGAAATGCGCAAGCTTGCCCAACTACAAAAGGAGGAGCTACAGTTGACTTTGAACATGATACCTTCTGAAGAGGCACGCGAGCCGGAGAAACTTattaaaaagaaaaagggcCTCTTTGGGAGGTTTAAAAGAAAGGACAAGTCATCGCACCGGGACGAGTCCAAGGATTTGAATTTACAGCGAGCTATTGAAAGAAGCATGTCGGAGACGCAAGGTGACGCCGAGCCAGTGGTTTATTTCAGGACCGAGAGCAATGCTGGCTTCGATCATACGACCCATTCCCCTTCGAGACCaacggaagacgaggaaTTACAGCTCGCAATGGCATTGAGTATGTCAGAGGTAAGCGAAAGCCAACACGATTCCACAAATGATTTTGGTTTGTCAGAAGAGGAGCTTTTCCAAAGAGCCCTTCGCGCAAGTAAGAAATTCTCCGAAACCGAGTCTAGCAATTCCTATCTTTCGAAAGCTACGGATCGCTCTGACGACGAACGTCGTGCCTTGCAACACCCATCGGGAGTTGTCACGCCGTCAGCTTCGATTTCATACCAGGGAAAAACTGACCCAAACGAAAGATATCGTCTGGCAGTGAGTAAGACGACAAAcaagaagccgccgccgtcTTGCGGCCACAGCACTGAAGATTCCAGACTTTTGTAG
- a CDS encoding predicted protein produces the protein MSEEPPSKQQKTGWEDYSLNCNGLLMKADEGSHFSALVDAPLTKMEGIGSMSEDVLSGLGCETIKDLATYKFFLLARALVVLAGTEEAGKRDVSSAMNIDKAVDKEWEHKSLMEIAKAPLSALEGLTHKANESFKAMHIHTIADLADWKFAKRAEAIVEASKFEHTKTSQERKMEREMQKLN, from the coding sequence ATGTCCGAAGAACCTCCGTCGAAGCAGCAAAAAACCGGCTGGGAAGACTATTCCTTGAACTGCAACGGGCTATTGATGAAAGCCGATGAAGGTTCGCACTTCTCCGCTCTCGTGGATGCGCCCCTTACTAAGATGGAAGGCATCGGCTCTATGTCGGAAGATGTTCTTAGTGGTCTAGGGTGTGAGACTATTAAAGATCTTGCCACCTACAAGTTTTTTCTCTTGGCTAGAGCTCTTGTGGTCTTAGCCGGAACAGAAGAAGCAGGTAAGCGTGACGTTTCTAGTGCGATGAACATCGATAAAGCTGTCGATAAGGAATGGGAACATAAGAGCCTAATGGAAATTGCAAAGGCCCCTTTATCTGCTCTCGAAGGGCTGACTCATAAAGCTAACGAATCTTTCAAGGCCATGCACATCCACACTATTGCTGATTTGGCCGACTGGAAATTTGCGAAGCGTGCGGAAGCCATtgtggaagcttccaagttTGAGCATACCAAGACTTCCCAGGAACGCAAGATGGAGCGCGAAATGCAAAAGCTGAATTAA
- a CDS encoding predicted protein, translating to MSFHTRIVTSTTNRRLHLLGLRRGEELLGMDSGWENTTKLFRHLQCRILSSQRTSSQPNPRYDPTAKRPNKVCDPYGQGGKAMPLSDIQAFQATIDDQWKVTEDGTALVRDFVHADFLTGARFVQKIAAVSQMNSHFPIIGLQRCIVKKNWQVVTRIECSTMVLGGLSAHDFHLAMLIDVETARPEVHALLAAADDKRLLRSIVDVSRAAGFPCQIYVSQLESRLQHHVLTADTIAFVASNIKRCNINANNSFDGEDEDEVCAALAFQPSYQNLPLRPAQHLRLTTSGSSDDGFSQENSETGISLSLRNTGTNEYTNPVKQRMSYPSSKRQRKQHRDIVIVGGGLAGLSAALYVSQIDPTRHVTILDKQDPESHRSKDSTVASYAAAGMLAPNSERLPKGDLLNLCLESRNMYGDFCDMVESLAQESGEEGMKYLATSSQSADGLEPWSIGYVASGGFLAPAFAGDSVATWAPPDDGGAATWLDATQARELEPNLHPDVVGAYWFPEDASVDARRLTNSLRAACVAAGVQILHGPSNEVTSLDLSEGICKGVRLQSGRYLSCNSILVANGAWMRNLLPVPIEPHKGQSLSLRMPKDRPPILKRVLFAQDSYIVPKADGRIVVGATVEAGSYDPNVTPGGLLHILTHALQLVPALKDLPIEETWAGLRPTTPDKGPILGKTPWENLYLAGGYWRNGVLLAPKTGELLAALMTGQEIDEQDQAMLDAFAWDRFTNKDGGDRLSANARYAASMHPIHSRKSGAGVAASVGTELGTYSSARSAKEERQQDRNSLWNENGDGDVAFERAATMGRNDGAAYSFGDDESPYERKSVSQSTAQTTPSFEDPKSSKRSLKASDTVDAYTVGASDEIQDSHSAETKASDLTDMYEKIRANKAKKTTTLGESDGDEEVRPDPGFRIFYKDPETGERHEVPPYTSPGVFQQKLHARKKSERSANGTRNDVPISDVVAPSPAANGNKEAQQYSETTYDGYQEIQSANSRQTRAEELEAMRMARQSNRVGQESIKESDIGAQPMGDE from the exons ATGTCGTTTCACACCAGGATTGTCACGTCCACCACCAATAGAAGGCTCCATCTGCTAGGGCTAAGGCGTGGTGAGGAATTACTTGGTATGGACAGTGGGTGGGAAAATACGACAAAGCTTTTTCGGCATTTGCAATGTCGGATTCTTTCTTCACAAAGGACTTCAAGCCAACCGAATCCCCGATACGATCCCACTGCGAAGCGACCAAACAAGGTTTGCGATCCATACGGCCAAGGCGGAAAAGCCATGCCTCTGTCAGATATTCAGGCTTTTCAGGCGACCATAGACGATCAATGGAAAGTGACGGAAGACGGGACGGCTCTTGTCCGGGACTTTGTACACGCAGACTTTCTGACAGGCGCTCGTTTTGTGCAAAAGATTGCCGCCGTCTCTCAAATGAACAGCCACTTTCCAATAATCGGACTACAAAGGTGTATTGTCAAAAAAAATTGGCAAGTGGTCACTCGTATTGAATGTAGTACAATGGTTTTGGGGGGCCTGTCGGCTCACGATTTCCATTTAGCTATG CTGATTGATGTTGAAACCGCGCGACCGGAGGTGCATGCTCTACTGGCGGCTGCGGACGACAA AAGGCTTTTAAGATCGATCGTCGACGTGTCTCGGGCCGCTGGTTTTCCGTGTCAAATTTATGTCAGTCAACTCGAATCTCGTCTCCAACATCACGTGCTAACAGCGGATACAATTGCTTTTGTAGCGTCGAACATCAAGCGCTGCAATATAAACGCAAACAATTCGTTTGATGGcgaggatgaagacgaagtGTGTG CCGCGTTGGCATTTCAGCCGTCCTATCAGAACCTTCCCCTTAGACCTGCGCAGCACCTGCGACTGACTACATCCGGATCTAGCGATGATGGTTTCAGCCAAGAAAACTCGGAGACCGGTATTTCTCTTTCTCTCCGAAACACGGGTACGAATGAATATACCAACCCCGTGAAGCAGCGAATGAGCTATCCTTCATCGAAACGCCAAAGGAAACAACACCGGGACATTGTGATCGTCGGCGGAGGTCTGGCAGGCTTGTCAGCAGCCCTGTACGTCTCGCAGATTGACCCGACACGACATGTAACTATTCTTGATAAGCAGGATCCGGAGTCACACCGTTCTAAAGATTCTACTGTTGCTAGCTACGCAGCGGCGGGCATGTTGGCCCCGAATTCAGAACGCTTACCAAAAGGTGATTTACTTAATCTATGTTTGGAAAGCAGAAACATGTATGGAGACTTTTGCGACATGGTCGAGTCTTTGGCTCAAGAATCTGGAGAAGAAGGAATGAAATATTTGGCAACATCCTCACAGAGCGCTGACGGATTAGAACCCTGGAGTATTGGATACGTTGCTTCAGGTGGTTTCTTGGCTCCAGCATTTGCAGGTGATTCAGTCGCCACGTGGGCCCCACCAGATGACGGTGGGGCAGCAACATGGCTGGACGCTACCCAAGCACGAGAGCTAGAACCTAACCTGCACCCAGACGTTGTCGGCGCCTACTGGTTTCCCGAAGACGCTAGTGTCGATGCTCGGCGATTGACGAATTCTTTGCGGGCTGCCTGTGTAGCGGCAGGAGTCCAGATTCTGCACGGACCCTCCAACgaagtcacatcactggaTCTCTCAGAAGGGATCTGCAAAGGTGTCCGGTTGCAAAGTGGACGTTATCTGAGTTGCAATTCGATTCTGGTCGCCAATGGTGCATGGATGCGCAATCTTTTACCGGTTCCTATTGAGCCACACAAAGGCCAATCCTTGTCGCTTCGCATGCCGAAAGATCGTCCGCCAATTCTTAAGCGCGTTCTCTTTGCCCAAGATTCATATATTGTACCGAAGGCAGACGGTCGCATTGTTGTCGGTGCGACTGTAGAAGCAGGAAGCTACGATCCTAACGTGACGCCTGGCGGTCTTTTGCACATTTTGACACACGCATTGCAGCTGGTACCCGCATTGAAAGACCTTCCCATTGAAGAAACATGGGCGGGACTTCGTCCAACCACGCCGGATAAAGGTCCAATATTGGGAAAAACACCGTGGGAAAACCTGTATTTGGCTGGAGGGTACTGGCGAAATGGTGTCTTGTTGGCTCCAAAAACTGGAGAACTACTGGCTGCTCTCATGACCGGACAAGAAATTGACGAGCAGGATCAGGCGATGTTGGATGCGTTTGCTTGGGATCGCTTCACGAACAAGGACGGTGGCGATCGCCTCTCAGCCAACGCAAGGTACGCCGCCTCGATGCACCCGATACATAGTCGAAAGTCTGGTGCTGGCGTCGCAGCCTCGGTTGGAACGGAACTCGGAACTTACTCAAGCGCTCGTTCggcgaaagaagaaagacaacAAGATCGTAATTCATTGTGGAACGAAAATGGAGACGGAGACGTTGCTTTTGAGCGGGCAGCAACAATGGGACGGAACGACGGGGCGGCGTACTCTTTTGGAGACGATGAATCTCCGTATGAACGAAAATccgtttcacagtcaacagcacAAACAACTCCTTCGTTTGAGGATCCCAAAAGTTCAAAGAGGTCACTGAAGGCTTCTGATACTGTGGATGCGTATACGGTAGGAGCGTCGGACGAGATTCAGGACTCTCATTCTGCGGAGACAAAGGCTTCCGATTTGACTGACATGTATGAAAAAATTAGGGCAAACAAGGCAAAGAAAACTACGACCTTAGGTGAAAGCGATGGCGACGAGGAGGTACGTCCCGATCCTGGCTTTCGAATATTTTATAAAGATCCAGAAACAGGTGAACGGCACGAAGTCCCTCCGTACACATCGCCCGGAGTGTTCCAGCAAAAACTGCATGCGAGGAAAAAGTCAGAGCGATCCGCGAACGGAACCAGGAATGATGTCCCAATCAGTGATGTTGTTGCACCTTCGCCAGCGGCGAATGGCAACAAGGAAGCGCAGCAATACAGCGAAACCACCTATGACGGTTACCAAGAGATTCAGTCGGCTAACTCACGACAAACTCGAGCAGAAGAATTAGAAGCGATGCGAATGGCACGACAGAGTAATCGTGTTGGCCAAGAAAGCATCAAAGAGTCGGATATTGGCGCCCAACCGATGGGCGACGAGTAG
- a CDS encoding predicted protein yields MTKREGKDLKVVAQAAVDEPPSKQRKTGWENYELNCNSLLNTREADMHFAALVNAPVTVLEGVGQYAGLILKAMGCETIKALAEYKYFHLARALTVLSEREQPGQRSPTSTMNIDKAVVKGYEHKSFRDIVEAPIHALQGLSPEAVNSFSAMGMETVGDLAAFSFCKRAEAIVQAAKYEHILTDQERNVERELQKLQ; encoded by the coding sequence ATGACgaaaagagaaggaaaagaccTTAAGGTTGTCGCTCAGGCTGCTGTCGATGAGCCCCCCAGCAAACAGCGAAAGACGGGATGGGAAAACTACGAACTAAACTGCAACAGTCTTTTGAATACAAGGGAAGCAGACATGCACTTTGCAGCACTCGTCAACGCTCCCGTAACAGTCCTTGAAGGTGTTGGTCAGTATGCAGGCTTGATTCTCAAGGCAATGGGGTGTGAAACTATCAAGGCCCTGGCAGAATACAAGTATTTCCATTTGGCCAGGGCTCTGACGGTTCTGTCTGAAAGAGAACAGCCTGGCCAACGTTCTCCGACAAGCACGATGAACATTGACAAGGCTGTCGTGAAAGGATACGAGCACAAATCATTTCGCGATATTGTTGAAGCACCGATCCATGCCTTGCAAGGTTTAAGCCCAGAGGCTGTCAATTCATTTTCTGCGATGGGTATGGAAACGGTTGGTGATCTGGCTGCGTTTTCGTTTTGCAAACGGGCGGAAGCAATTGTCCAAGCTGCGAAGTACGAGCATATTCTGACGGACCAGGAACGTAACGTGGAGCGCGAATTGCAGAAGCTGCAGTAA
- a CDS encoding predicted protein, giving the protein MFLRYAGPVILLDTGRKVRLGRQIAEGGFSFVFEATDAQDTSSPDVVHRYALKRIRCGDTEILESCRHEARVHRAIRHPNVMPLLGMAITVDRQNRDASLCYMLFPYYPWSLRQQVNQRVFHSKSRRPDVAPWKELDVLEIVYGIVRGTRALHEAGFSHRDIKPENVLLPENRTSRSFSSKENTWQPVLMDFGSAGPLRQSLRNRNDVLMLAENASMHTTMPYRPPELLEGAVRVGDEDIDFAAVDVWSVGCTLFAILFGASPLESEFNQRDGSLRVVDCTQLSILKPVPMPPLQLSCGSWYSADILTLVVDMLVQDRHARPTLATVTSRLEQLIES; this is encoded by the coding sequence ATGTTTCTGCGTTACGCGGGGCCGGTGATTTTGTTGGACACTGGACGCAAAGTTCGTTTGGGTCGACAGATTGCCGAGGGAGGATTCagttttgtgtttgaagCCACGGACGCGCAAGACACGAGTAGCCCAGACGTAGTCCACCGCTACGCACTCAAGCGCATTCGTTGTGGCGATACCGAAATCCTGGAATCCTGTCGACATGAAGCTCGGGTACATCGAGCAATCCGTCATCCCAACGTCATGCCCTTGTTGGGCATGGCGATTACGGTGGATCGCCAGAATCGCGATGCTTCGCTCTGTTACATGCTCTTTCCATACTACCCCTGGTCTTTGCGCCAGCAAGTCAATCAACGTGTCTTTCATTCCAAAAGTCGTCGACCTGACGTAGCACCTTGGAAGGAACTTGACGTACTCGAGATAGTTTACGGCATTGTACGCGGAACTAGGGCTCTCCACGAAGCTGGATTTTCGCACCGGGATATCAAACCGGAGAATGTACTATTGCCGGAAAACCGTACGTCGCGATCCTTTTCGTCAAAGGAGAACACGTGGCAACCAGTATTGATGGATTTCGGATCCGCCGGTCCGTTGCGACAATCATTGCGGAATCGGAACGATGTATTGATGCTGGCCGAGAATGCATCTATGCACACGACAATGCCGTATCGTCCACcggagcttttggaaggagCGGTTCGTGTCGGGGATGAGGACATTGACTTTGCGGCAGTGGACGTATGGAGCGTGGGATGCACGCTCTTTGCCATTCTGTTTGGCGCGTCACCGTTGGAATCCGAGTTCAACCAAAGGGACGGGTCCCTCCGTGTGGTGGACTGTACGCAACTTTCTATTCTAAAGCCGGTACCGATGCCACCTTTGCAACTGAGTTGTGGGTCCTGGTATTCCGCGGACATACTGACACTGGTGGTGGACATGCTGGTGCAAGATCGTCACGCTCGACCAACTCTAGCAACCGTGACATCCCGGCTTGAGCAGTTGATTGAAAGC
- a CDS encoding predicted protein — protein PLLNASLFSKLCFMWPYPILKLGLERPLEDRDLADCIETDTSDYNRDYFNRIWREEQGRNPKNPSLHRTLLNDFLRTTWFVQPLMMLAATAKVLQAVALGLLIESFEKETEDGYYWATAIVVSGIVILFEHHHVFLATWRKGMRLRISCVAAIYDKSLRLSSTHQDTSASYGRIMNLASNDVERFLLASLFISYLWWAPIQSMAILVVGIVLLGPAFAAGFGLLICVFVPLQFYLSGKFAFYRSKIAGITDKRVTFVSQAVRGARVMKMSGYEHRFLERIQDFRREETAQIAKANRLKSYNEALFFSTNVVISLVIFVVHVFSGGVLRPGDVFTVFTLINILQLEMTKHVSLGVMGASECYVSIGRIQKFLEFPELPSMASKHESNTSKNLSKPVLGHNNNITVDFHFGEVTAVIGTVGSGKSALLQALVDELPISAGTFSKHFSTLSYAAQDPWIMDGTVKENITMGREVDELWYTEVVNACGLAMDFRQFRDGDQTIVGDRGVQCSGGQRARIGLARAIYRDADVLVADDPLSAVDAKVGRQLFQEAIMELAVGRGKCVILATHQHQYVHECRCVLMIAGQVECIGTYEECVTASDGRLTAHAADNASVDTLEDPVTEKDALKIDTSDGVEEVDLDPTSIGDDNKEMNSQGVVRTETYLNYLRAMGGVWIGCLLFVLFSMTQTSVLITIASVGRWAERSDSEQSDWDIIGLCIGLGCSVVLFAVVRSLITFRLTIKASQQLHDRMAQAVLRAKVEFFDTNPLGRILNRFSADVGSNDDLLPATLFDFFMIAFIVLGALITTVVTLPFALAAFPFLLIYFYNVRKVFVTSSRELKRLEGLARSPIFAKLSESLGGIATIRANDALVFFQKKFQDAHDAHTRAFFGFMAASRWVGFRMDSIMFLFLAIVSFLSVLFQTKGWFDVDPSILGLSLSMLLQLAGVFQWCIRQSAEVVNQMVSVERVVAFGNIEPEAPLEIEDENIALKDGWPSAGEIEFEQLSIRYRSSLPLALEQVSFKIPSGARVGIVGRTGSGKSTVVQTLFRLLEAEHGRILIDGVDIASLGLHALRTKISVIPQSPTLFSGCSVRENLDLFNLHDDEALRKVLDDCHLTDVIRDLPQGWNSLVAEGGSNFSVGQRQLLCLARAILSKSRILVLDEATASVDRRTDQLLQEALHESFHGGTILAVAHRLDTVIEHDLILVLGQGRVLEFGTPADLLRGNGAFASMVSDTGDSMSRDLRQRAFAKENS, from the exons CCATTGCTAAATGCTTCTCTTTTTTCGAAACTATGCTTTATGTGGCCATATccgattctcaaactaggTCTCGAACGGCCTCTAGAGGACCGAGACCTCGCCGACTGTATCGAAACCGATACTTCTGATTATAACCGGGACTACTTTAATAGAATTTGGAGAGAGGAGCAAGGAAGAAACCCCAAAAATCCGAGCCTCCACCGAACCTTGCTAAATGATTTTCTAAGAACGACATGGTTCGTTCAACCTCTCATGATGCTTGCGGCAACTGCAAAAGTCCTTCAGGCTGTGGCGCTTGGTCTCTTGATCGAGtctttcgaaaaggaaacagaGGATGGATACTATTGGGCGACCGCCATTGTTGTTTCGGGCATTGTCATTTTGTTCGAACACCACCATGTTTTTCTCGCGACCTGGAGGAAAGGTATGCGCTTGCGCATTTCTTGCGTTGCCGCAATCTATGACAAGTCTTTGCGTTTGTCTTCGACACATCAAGACACGTCCGCCAGCTATGGACGCATTATGAATCTGGCGAGTAACGACGTGGAACGATTTTTGTTGGCATCCTTATTCATTAGCTACTTGTGGTGGGCCCCAATCCAATCGATGGCAATTCTAGTCGTGGGAATTGTGCTACTTGGTCCTGCGTTTGCGGCCGGCTTTGGGTTGCTAATTTGCGTGTTTGTACCGCTACAATTCTATTTGAGTGGCAAATTTGCCTTTTACCGATCGAAAATTGCGGGGATTACGGACAAGCGAGTGACCTTTGTTTCGCAAGCAGTACGTGGGGCTCGCGTGATGAAAATGTCGGGATACGAACACCGATTTCTGGAACGCATTCAAGACTTTAGACGAGAAGAAACGGCGCAAATCGCGAAAGCAAATCGACTGAAATCTTACAACGAGGCACTCTTTTTCTCTACCAATGTGGTTATTTCTCTCGTGATATTTGTGGTCCACGTTTTTTCGGGAGGGGTACTTCGGCCCGGCGATGTATTTACAGTATTTACTCTGATCAACATTCTGCAATTGGAAATGACTAAGCACGTCTCGCTTGGCGTTATGGGCGCTAGTGAATGTTACGTTTCGATTGGACGGATTCAGAAGTTTCTCGAATTTCCTGAACTGCCATCAATGGCCTCGAAGCATGAAAGCAACACTTCTAAAAATCTTTCAAAACCTGTGTTGGGCCACAATAAT AATATAACCGTCGATTTCCACTTCGGCGAGGTCACCGCTGTGATTGGTACGGTTGGAAGTGGTAAGAGTGCCCTGCTTCAAGCCCTTGTGGATGAGTTACCAATCTCTGCAGGAACTTTCAGCAAGCACTTTTCGACGCTGTCATACGCAGCACAAGACCCATGGATTATGGACGGAACTGTCAAGGAAAACATCACGATGGGTCGCGAAGTTGACGAATTGTGGTATACTGAAGTCGTCAACGCTTGCGGATTAGCAATGGACTTTCGTCAATTCCGTGACGGTGACCAAACTATCGTCGGAGATCGGGGAGTGCAGTGTAGTGGAGGACAACGCGCACGCATTGGATTGGCACGAGCTATCTACAGGGATGCAGATGTCCTTGTTGCCGATGATCCTTTGTCAGCAGTCGATGCAAAAGTGGGGCGGCAGCTCTTTCAGGAAGCTATTATGGAACTCGCTGTAGGCCGAGGGAAATGCGTCATTCTTGCAACTCATCAGCATCAATATGTGCACGAATGTCGCTGTGTACTAATGATTGCAGGACAAGTGGAATGTATTGGGACGTACGAGGAATGTGTTACAGCATCCGATGGACGGCTCACGGCACACGCAGCTGACAATGCTTCTGTCGATACACTTGAAGACCCAGTTACGGAAAAAGATGCATTGAAAATAGACACATCGGATGGAGTCGAAGAAGTCGATTTGGACCCTACTTCCATCGGCGATGACAATAAAGAAATGAATTCACAAGGCGTAGTACGTACAGAAACCTATCTTAACTATCTACGAGCGATGGGTGGCGTCTGGATTGGTTGCCTTCTCTTTGTGCTTTTCTCTATGACACAAACTTCAGTACTAATCACGATCGCTTCCGTTGGGAGATGGGCCGAGCGATCCGATAGTGAGCAAAGCGATTGGGACATCATCGGGCTTTGCATTGGTCTGGGTTGCTCGGTTGTGCTCTTCGCCGTCGTTCGTTCTTTGATTACGTTCCGTTTGACTATCAAAGCTTCTCAGCAACTTCACGACCGTATGGCTCAAGCCGTCCTTAGAGCAAAGGTAGAGTTTTTTGATACAAATCCGCTTGGTCGAATATTAAATCGTTTCAGCGCAGATGTTGGTAGCAATGACGATTTACTTCCTGCGACACTTTTTGACTTCTTCATGATCGCTTTTATTGTGCTTGGGGCTTTGATTACGACAGTTGTCACCTTACCATTCGCCCTCGCAGCCTTTCCGTTTCTACTCATTTACTTTTACAACGTTCGAAAGGTATTTGTGACGAGTTCTCGGGAGTTGAAGCGCTTGGAAGGTTTGGCTCGTTCACCCATCTTTGCTAAATTGAGTGAATCTCTCGGCGGAATTGCTACGATACGCGCCAACGATGCTCTAGTCTTTTTTCAGAAAAAGTTTCAGGATGCTCATGATGCCCACACTCGTGCCTTTTTCGGTTTCATGGCGGCCTCGCGATGGGTTGGTTTCCGCATGGATTCCATTATGTTCTTGTTCTTGGCGATTGTCAGTTTCTTGTCTGTCTTATTTCAGACAAAAGGTTGGTTCGATGTGGACCCGTCCATCCTTGGACTATCTCTGTCAATGCTTCTGCAACTTGCCGGTGTCTTCCAGTGGTGCATTCGACAGAGCGCTGAAGTGGTCAATCAGATGGTGAGCGTTGAGCGCGTTGTTGCTTTTGGGAACATTGAACCCGAGGCCCCTTTAGAAATTGAAGACGAAAACATTGCGCTGAAGGATGGCTGGCCATCGGCTGGGGAGATCGAATTCGAGCAACTTTCGATTCGTTACCGTTCTAGCCTTCCCTTAGCTTTAGAACAAGTCAGCTTCAAGATTCCGTCCGGTGCACGCGTTGGTATTGTCGGCCGCACAGGTAGCGGCAAAAGTACCGTCGTGCAAACACTCTTCCGTCTGCTTGAAGCAGAGCATGGTCGAATTCTCATTGACGGAGTAGATATTGCCTCTCTCGGTCTCCACGCATTGCGTACTAAAATATCTGTGATCCCTCAATCCCCGACGCTTTTTAGCGGGTGCTCGGTTAGAGAGAATCTTGATCTCTTTAACTTACACGATGACGAAGCCTTACGTAAGGTTCTTGATGACTGCCATCTAACAGATGTCATCCGTGATTTACCGCAGGGCTGGAACTCCTTGGTCGCGGAAGGCGGCTCGAACTTTTCTGTCGGCCAGCGGCAGTTGTTGTGCCTGGCTCGCGCaattctttccaaaagtcgTATCCTCGTATTGGACGAGGCAACGGCATCAGTCGACCGCCGCACCGATCAGCTTCTGCAAGAAGCGTTGCACGAGTCGTTTCATGGTGGCACTATCCTCGCTGTGGCGCATCGTCTAGACACGGTGATCGAGCACGATCTGATCCTTGTGTTGGGGCAAGGTCGAGTATTGGAGTTCGGAACACCAGCAGACTTGTTACGAGGGAATGGAGCATTTGCTAGTATGGTGAGCGATACTGGTGACAGCATGTCGAGGGATTTACGGCAACGAGCGTTTGCGAAGGAGAATAGTTGA